The Spirochaetaceae bacterium nucleotide sequence CCCCCCCCCCCCCCCCCCCCCCCCCCCCCCCCCCCCCCCCCCCCCCCCCCAGGACACACCGATCCCGTCAACCGGTGGCGTCCTCAAGTGCTTCTGGTAGTGCATCGTCCACATAAGCCTTTTCGCCGACAGGAGGGCCAAGTCTATTCCACGCGCAACGAGCTGTCAAATCGCGCGGAGCACGACGAGCACGACGAGCACGACCCTGCCGCGCTGCTCAATCCGCGAAGATCTTGTTGGTGTCGAGGTTCAGTCCCGCCAACAGCGGCGATGTCGGGCGCTGCCCTTCCGGGTAGCGCTGCACCGGCTCGAAGTCATGCTGGGCGAGCGCCAGCACCTCGATGGTGCGGGCTTCGGCTACCACCCAGTACTCGGTCACGCCGTGCCTGGCATAGAGCGAGCGCTTGAAGGTGAGGTCCCGGTCGGCGGTGGATGGGATAGGCTCTCGATCGGTGATGACTGCCCCGGTGTTCTTGTGATTCGATTTGGTTTGCTTTCCCGGTGCAACCAGACATATCGCGGTATAATATGTCAAGAAGTATGAGGTGCCAGAAATGAGGTTTCAGGAATTCGTCCGGGACCAGGCGTTCTCTCCGTCGCTCATCGCCGACGAGCTGCGTACCACCAAGTCCGAGATCGCCGGCACGCTGGGCCTCGGCAAGGATGCGTTCACCCGCGCGTCGCGGGTCCGGGCGCGCAAGACCCAGGTCCGGTTGCGCCAGATGCTGGAGATTCTCAATCGCGTGGAAACGGCAACCGGATCGCCGCTCGCGGCTTACGCCTGGTTCCGCGCCGAGCCGCTGCCGGGCTTCGGCGGCGCTACCCCCGATCTTCTGGTGCGCGAAGGCAGGGCCGACCAGGTGCATGCCTATCTGGACCGCATCATGGCCGGCGGCTATGCCTGAGTCTGCGTTGTCCTGATGCGGTTCCGGGCGCTGGTGTACCGGGCTCACAATCCACAGTGGTCCTGGACGCCGATATCCGGCGAGGGTGCCCGCCGTCACGGTGGACGATTCAACCGCCGCGGCGTGCCGGCGCTCTACACCTCGCTCGCCCCGCTCGTCGCCATCCGCGAAGCGCAGCCGTTTGGCCGGCCGATGCAGCCGCTCACCCTGTGCGCGTACGAGGTTGATGCACAGCCGGTGTTCGATGCACTGGACCAAGAGCGGCGCCGGGCGTTGGGGGTGACGGAGTCCGACCTCGCGTGTCCCACGTGGGAAGCGGAAATGCTCGCAGGTACAATC carries:
- a CDS encoding RES domain-containing protein, translating into MRFRALVYRAHNPQWSWTPISGEGARRHGGRFNRRGVPALYTSLAPLVAIREAQPFGRPMQPLTLCAYEVDAQPVFDALDQERRRALGVTESDLACPTWEAEMLAGTIPASQALADRLIAAGYVGMRVQSHAAGASADDLNLVLWSWSADRPARVVLIDDEGRLSETPGIRRGDSGPTR
- a CDS encoding Uma2 family endonuclease — translated: MTYYTAICLVAPGKQTKSNHKNTGAVITDREPIPSTADRDLTFKRSLYARHGVTEYWVVAEARTIEVLALAQHDFEPVQRYPEGQRPTSPLLAGLNLDTNKIFAD
- a CDS encoding MbcA/ParS/Xre antitoxin family protein, with the translated sequence MRFQEFVRDQAFSPSLIADELRTTKSEIAGTLGLGKDAFTRASRVRARKTQVRLRQMLEILNRVETATGSPLAAYAWFRAEPLPGFGGATPDLLVREGRADQVHAYLDRIMAGGYA